From the genome of uncultured Methanobacterium sp.:
CCCAGGATACCGAAAAGTAGCTGATGAAGAAGTAATGAAAGATGTTACTTGCACTTGGGGATGCAGTGACCTGGGATGCGAACCCGGACTTAAAATACCAGAAATGATAGAATCCGCTTATAAAGGCGACCTGAAAGTTCTATATATCACTGGTGAAGACCCCGTAATCTCCGACCCCGACACCCACCACGTGGAAGCAGCACTAGAAAACCTGGACTTCTTTGTGGTACAGGACATATTCATGACCGATACCGCTGAATTTGCAGATGTTGTGTTACCTGCTGCCTGCTGGGCTGAACAGGAAGGAACATTCACCAACGGTGAACGAAGAGTTCAACTCATCAGAAAAGCAGTAGATGCCCCTGGAGAATCTAAATACGACTGGGAAATCTTCTGTGACCTGGCCAAAAGAATGGGTGCAGATCCTGAAATGTTCACCTACGAATCCGCACAGGACATATTTGAAGAAGTTCGAACTGTAACTCCACAGTACGCAGGTATGAACCGGGAAAGACTGGAAAGACCAGAAGCACTTCACTGGCCTTGCCCATCTGAAGACCACCCTGGAACCGCCATGATGCACGTTGAAAAGTTCGCACACCCTGATGGACTTGGAATATTCTCACCTCTTGAAGAACAGGGCCCAGTTGAAACACCAGACGAAGAATACCCATTAATACTAACCACCACCCGTCTACTATTCCACTACCACGCTGCAATGACCCGAAGAGCCTCAACACTGGATCGTGAAGTACCAACAGGATATGTGGAAATAAACACAGAAGACGCCGCCAAACTTGGAATAATCAACAAAGAAAAAGTCAAAGTCAAATCCAGAAGAGGCGAAATAGAAATACCAGCTAGAGTCACTGATGACATTATTGAAGGAATTGTAAACATTCCAATGCACTTTAGAGAATGTTCTGCAAACATTCTGACCAATGCAGCTGCAATAGACCCCCGATCTGGAATGCCAGAATACAAAGCATGTGCTGTAGCCATATCTAAAATGGAGGGATCCAAATGATCAACACAAACGACATGTTCTACGCAAAATCTTCTGATGCAGAAATAGCCGAAGCCGGAGAATACGGTGGAGCAGTCACCACCCTTCTAAAATTCTTACTAAAAGAAGGAATTGTTGACGCAGTATTAGCTGTTGACAGTAGCGCTGACCTCTACGACGTTGTTCCAGTCTTAATAGAAGATCCTGAAGACATTGTAAAAGCCGCGGGATCACTTCACTTCGGAACACTCAACCTGGCCAAAGTAGTTGCCCGTTACCTTAACGGTGCCCAGGATATGAAAATCGCAGTCACCGTGAAACCCTGCGATGCAATGACCATGGTTGAACTAATGAAAAGAGAAAAAGTCAACGCAGACAACGTGATAATGGTCGGTTTAAACTGTGGAGGTACCATGCCCCCAGTTAAAGGTCGCCAGATGATGGAACAGTTCTACGAAGTTGATCCAGATTCAGTGGTCAAGGAAGAAATCGCCAAAGGTAAACTCATCGTGGAAACTGAAGATGGTACTGAAAAAGAAATTCCAATCGATGTCTTGGAAGACGAAGGATTTGGTAGAAGAACCAACTGCAGAAGATGCGAAGTCAACATTCCAAGAATGGCTGATCTGGCCTGTGGAAACTGGGGAGTTATTGGACCTTTAGCTGGAAAAGCAACCTTCATCGAAGTGTGTTCCCCTAAAGGTGCCGAAGTCCTGGAAAAAGCTAAAGAAGCCGGAGTCATAGATTTAGAAGCCCCAATTCCTAAAGGAATTGAAATACGCGAAAAAATCGACGGTGCAATGGTTAAACTGGCAGACAAATGGCAAACCAATGATTGGGAAGACGCAGCTGGCAGAGAAATATTCTCAGTTCTCACCGAGTACATGGATGATTTCTCCAGGTGCCTGAAATGTTACGGGTGCAGAGAAGCCTGTCCAATATGTTACTGTGCAGACTGCTGTCTAGAAGCAAACAACGGTCCTGACTGGTTGACTAAAGGAGAAATCCCACCATCACCAATGTTCCACCTGGAAAGAATGCTTCACATGGCAGAATCATGTACCAACTGTGGTCAGTGCGAAGAAGTTTGCCCTGGTGAAATACCACTGGCCAAGATCTGGCACGAAGTAAACACCAAACTGCAAAACACCTTTGGATATGTCAAAGGAACTGGTGAAGACAAACCACCAATCGCATACTTCCCTGTGGGAAAATAAAATGAAAATGAAATAAGTTTTAACCCGTACTGCAATTTAGAAAGCTAAAGCAGTATCCAGTAAACCACATTTGCTAAAGGTCATATTTAGGTTGATTATCGCTCAAGGTCACCTCTAAAATATGCCTGACTTGCAAGTTGTGGTTTACTGAAATTTTTTTTATTTATATGTAAATT
Proteins encoded in this window:
- the fdhF gene encoding formate dehydrogenase subunit alpha — protein: MDIKYVPTICPYCGVGCGMNLVVQDEKVVGVEPWKRHPVNEGKLCPKGNFCYEIIHRDDRLTTPLIKENGEFRKATWDEAYDLIASKLGAYDPNEIGFFCCARSPNENIYVNQKFARIAVGTQNIDHCARLCHGPTVAGLAASFGSGAMTNSYDSFEDADLIFSIGANSLEAHPLVGRKLMRAKMKGAYFIVADPRYTPTAKQADQYIPFKTGTDVALMNAMMNVIISEGLEDKEFIEKRTKNYEELKKVVAKYTPEMAAEITQVPADVIRDIAIKYAKADKAAIVYSLGITEHSHGVDNVQQTANLAMLTGNIGRLGTGVNPLRGQNNVQGACDMGALPTDYPGYRKVADEEVMKDVTCTWGCSDLGCEPGLKIPEMIESAYKGDLKVLYITGEDPVISDPDTHHVEAALENLDFFVVQDIFMTDTAEFADVVLPAACWAEQEGTFTNGERRVQLIRKAVDAPGESKYDWEIFCDLAKRMGADPEMFTYESAQDIFEEVRTVTPQYAGMNRERLERPEALHWPCPSEDHPGTAMMHVEKFAHPDGLGIFSPLEEQGPVETPDEEYPLILTTTRLLFHYHAAMTRRASTLDREVPTGYVEINTEDAAKLGIINKEKVKVKSRRGEIEIPARVTDDIIEGIVNIPMHFRECSANILTNAAAIDPRSGMPEYKACAVAISKMEGSK
- a CDS encoding Coenzyme F420 hydrogenase/dehydrogenase, beta subunit C-terminal domain translates to MINTNDMFYAKSSDAEIAEAGEYGGAVTTLLKFLLKEGIVDAVLAVDSSADLYDVVPVLIEDPEDIVKAAGSLHFGTLNLAKVVARYLNGAQDMKIAVTVKPCDAMTMVELMKREKVNADNVIMVGLNCGGTMPPVKGRQMMEQFYEVDPDSVVKEEIAKGKLIVETEDGTEKEIPIDVLEDEGFGRRTNCRRCEVNIPRMADLACGNWGVIGPLAGKATFIEVCSPKGAEVLEKAKEAGVIDLEAPIPKGIEIREKIDGAMVKLADKWQTNDWEDAAGREIFSVLTEYMDDFSRCLKCYGCREACPICYCADCCLEANNGPDWLTKGEIPPSPMFHLERMLHMAESCTNCGQCEEVCPGEIPLAKIWHEVNTKLQNTFGYVKGTGEDKPPIAYFPVGK